From a single Oncorhynchus tshawytscha isolate Ot180627B linkage group LG33, Otsh_v2.0, whole genome shotgun sequence genomic region:
- the LOC112231171 gene encoding RNA-binding protein 4 produces MESTDKNEAIKLFVGNLALDTSQEDLTQLFGPYGQVVTCSVLRQFAFIHLQGDGAADLAIRELNGREFRGRNLVVEESRGRPMHSTKVFVGNLSAMCSAEDLQELFQTFGKVLECDKVKARLSSSAGYAFVHMERKEDAVQAIEALHGTTFKGRPLSVELSNVQPSNPTTTTAKAPIMSHYATESPSINPHMEHHQSQAAVLAAAVAAAAGLPLQVQQSLHNSVYNTTSFDPTYAALKGMTAASATDGTPVSPAVYGALASQVYGSVADQVYDSIANQAASYQNSATSDAEGYSNQYDPTAGEAPSAQAAVNPAYGGASALYNASSAYGSMGGAEPTAQAIFEAARARFFQQGQQVLAEQQMGTKSGDRDRSPVRRSTPLLPDPVPQPFPQPRPKRRALLPTPPGRPEDPAADRDPIARCYAEYYQQVQQYQQYQQYQQQYQQYQYGYPPPAPTQMPPTMSNYQMPMQAPPPTEAHNLEAPATYAPARAYDPPPSHKEPLLRRPDYSHMPEHR; encoded by the exons ATGGAGTCAACGGATAAGAACGAAGCTATAAAGCTCTTTGTGGGGAACCTGGCTTTGGACACCTCTCAGGAGGACCTGACACAGCTCTTTGGGCCATATGGACAGGTGGTCACCTGCAGTGTACTCCGGCAGTTTGCCTTCATCCATCTCCAGGGAGATGGTGCTGCTGATCTAGCCATAAGGGAACTGAATGGACGGGAGTTCCGTGGCCGCAACCTGGTGGTTGAAGAGTCCCGCGGAAGGCCCATGCATTCCACCAAGGTCTTTGTGGGGAATCTCAGTGCCATGTGTTCTGCTGAGGACCTGCAAGAGCTCTTTCAGACCTTTGGGAAAGTTCTGGAGTGTGATAAGGTCAAAG CGAGGCTCTCCTCCTCTGCGGGGTATGCCTTTGTACACATGGAGCGGAAGGAGGATGCAGTGCAGGCTATTGAGGCTCTCCATGGGACCACCTTCAAAGGCCGACCGCTCTCTGTGGAGCTCTCCAATGTGCAGCCCAGTAATCCCACCACGACTACAGCAAAGGCCCCCATCATGAGTCACTATGCCACTGAAAGCCCCTCCATCAACCCTCATATGGAGCACCACCAGAGTCAGGCTGCTGTACTGGCTGCTGCCGTTGCTGCAGCTGCAGGTCTGCCTCTTCAGGTGCAGCAGAGCTTGCACAACTCTGTCTACAACACAACGAGCTTTGATCCCACGTACGCTGCGCTAAAGGGCATGACGGCAGCCAGCGCCACAGATGGTACTCCAGTGAGCCCTGCGGTCTACGGTGCCCTCGCCAGCCAGGTGTACGGCTCTGTAGCGGATCAGGTATACGACTCTATAGCCAACCAGGCCGCCAGCTATCAGAATTCAGCCACATCGGACGCAGAAGGCTACAGTAACCAGTACGACCCCACAGCTGGAGAGGCACCGTCAGCCCAGGCTGCTGTCAACCCGGCCTATGGTGGAGCCTCGGCCCTCTACAACGCCAGCTCAGCCTATGGCTCCATGGGGGGTGCAGAACCCACTGCCCAGGCCATCTTTGAGGCAGCACGGGCCCGCTTCTTCCAGCAGGGCCAGCAGGTTCTAGCGGAGCAGCAGATGGGGACTAAGTCAGGGGACAGGGACCGCAGCCCAGTACGCCGCTCCACCCCACTGCTGCCTGACCCTGTGCCCCAGCCCTTCCCCCAGCCACGCCCCAAACGCCGCGCCCTCCTCCCAACGCCACCCGGCCGACCAGAGGACCCTGCTGCTGATAGAGACCCCATTGCCAG ATGCTATGCAGAGTACTATCAGCAGGTCCAGCAGTACCAACAGTACCAGCAGTACCAACAACAGTACCAGCAGTACCAATATGGCTACCCTCCTCCAGCCCCGACCCAGATGCCCCCCACAATGTCCAACTACCAGATGCCCATGCAGGCCCCGCCCCCGACGGAGGCCCACAACCTGGAAGCGCCTGCTACCTACGCCCCAGCTAGAGCGTATGATCCGCCTCCATCACACAAGGAGCCCCTCCTCCGCCGCCCTGACTACTCCCACATGCCAGAGCACCGATAA